The following are encoded in a window of Solibacillus sp. FSL R7-0668 genomic DNA:
- a CDS encoding aspartate-semialdehyde dehydrogenase codes for MKKKLNVAVVGATGAVGTKIMEKLVERNFPIESIKFLASARSAGNPIEFNGEQYKIEEATPESFEGVDVALFSAGGSVSEALAPEAAKRGAIVIDNTSHFRMDPEVPLVVPEVNRHALKTIPKGIIANPNCSTIQMVAALQPIREKFGLTKVIVSTYQAVSGSGIAAIEELREQSGQWEAGKNVKASVLPVKSDEKHYPIARNVIPQIDKFTDNGFTYEEMKMINETKKIMEAPDMNVAATCVRVPVVSGHSESVYIELEQEATVQEIFAVLKDAPGITLQDDITQQLYPMPIFAENEEATFVGRIRQDLDNKKGFHLWIVSDNLLKGAALNSIQIAEAMLEDNLL; via the coding sequence ATGAAAAAAAAATTAAATGTGGCAGTAGTTGGTGCAACAGGAGCAGTAGGAACAAAAATAATGGAAAAGTTAGTAGAGCGCAACTTCCCAATCGAATCAATCAAATTTTTAGCTTCGGCTCGTTCTGCTGGAAATCCAATCGAATTTAATGGTGAGCAATATAAAATTGAAGAAGCAACACCAGAAAGCTTTGAAGGTGTAGATGTTGCATTATTCTCTGCTGGGGGCTCTGTATCAGAGGCATTAGCGCCAGAAGCAGCAAAACGTGGGGCAATTGTTATCGATAACACAAGTCACTTCCGTATGGACCCAGAAGTGCCGCTTGTAGTACCAGAAGTAAACCGCCATGCTCTCAAAACAATTCCTAAAGGGATTATTGCAAATCCGAACTGTTCAACAATCCAAATGGTTGCAGCCCTTCAACCAATTCGTGAAAAATTTGGTTTAACAAAAGTCATCGTATCGACATACCAGGCTGTTTCAGGTTCAGGAATTGCAGCAATTGAAGAATTACGTGAGCAAAGCGGACAATGGGAAGCTGGTAAAAATGTAAAGGCCAGCGTATTACCAGTAAAATCAGATGAAAAACATTATCCAATCGCACGTAATGTGATTCCACAAATTGATAAATTCACAGATAACGGCTTTACGTATGAAGAAATGAAAATGATCAATGAAACGAAAAAGATTATGGAAGCACCTGACATGAATGTAGCTGCTACATGTGTACGTGTGCCAGTAGTTTCAGGTCACTCAGAATCTGTATACATCGAGCTAGAGCAAGAAGCAACGGTACAAGAGATCTTTGCTGTGTTAAAAGATGCACCAGGCATTACATTGCAAGATGATATTACACAACAGCTCTACCCAATGCCGATTTTTGCAGAAAACGAAGAAGCAACATTTGTTGGACGTATTCGTCAAGATTTAGATAATAAAAAAGGCTTCCACTTATGGATTGTGTCAGATAACTTGCTAAAAGGTGCTGCACTAAATTCTATTCAAATTGCAGAAGCGATGTTAGAGGATAACTTACTATAA
- a CDS encoding ABC transporter ATP-binding protein, translating to MNVIEVNNVWKRLKKFQLKNLSFHVEAGTIAGFIGQNGAGKSTTMKLLLNLIKPDDGEIFILGKNVTENDPDTKAQIGVVFDELHIPQHLTAKDINALYGELYPNWNTDRFYQLLERFDVPKYDAIKKMSKGMKAKLGIIVALSYEPKVLLLDEPTSGLDPIVRDEVLELLQTFMEQEERAILISSHITSDLEKIADTIVFIHEGEILFHENKDELQFGYGIWKGTSEEAKVIPNHAIIGKRDYVFGVEYLVKREFVSPVIELSKPSIDELMLFFVRGRKG from the coding sequence ATGAATGTAATTGAAGTGAATAATGTGTGGAAACGCCTGAAGAAATTCCAACTGAAAAATTTATCGTTTCATGTTGAAGCAGGCACAATTGCTGGTTTTATCGGGCAAAATGGCGCAGGAAAATCGACAACAATGAAATTATTGTTGAATTTAATAAAACCAGATGATGGGGAGATTTTTATTTTAGGCAAAAATGTGACAGAAAACGACCCTGATACGAAAGCTCAGATTGGTGTCGTATTTGATGAGCTACATATTCCACAGCATTTGACAGCAAAAGACATTAACGCACTTTATGGCGAATTATATCCCAATTGGAATACGGATCGTTTTTATCAATTATTAGAGCGATTTGATGTTCCGAAATATGATGCCATCAAAAAGATGTCAAAAGGAATGAAGGCCAAGCTCGGCATCATTGTTGCCCTTTCCTATGAGCCAAAAGTGTTACTCTTAGATGAACCGACAAGTGGGCTTGATCCGATTGTGCGTGATGAGGTGCTGGAGCTTTTGCAAACATTTATGGAGCAGGAGGAGCGCGCGATTTTAATTTCTTCGCATATTACGAGTGATTTAGAAAAAATTGCGGATACGATTGTCTTTATTCATGAAGGAGAAATTTTATTTCATGAAAATAAAGATGAATTACAATTTGGCTACGGTATTTGGAAAGGCACATCTGAGGAAGCAAAGGTTATTCCAAATCACGCGATCATCGGCAAGCGCGATTATGTATTTGGCGTGGAGTATTTGGTGAAGCGTGAATTTGTCAGTCCAGTGATTGAGCTATCAAAACCGAGCATTGATGAATTGATGCTGTTCTTTGTGAGGGGGCGTAAGGGATGA
- the dapA gene encoding 4-hydroxy-tetrahydrodipicolinate synthase produces the protein MDFGRIGTAMITPFKKDGTINYPELERIINHLIDNGTDCIIACGTTSENPTMSTEEKIEIVRFTVEKVAGRVPVIAGTGDNETAYSIMMTHKAEENGADGIMLVTPYYNKPNQRGMYAHFETIAKVTQLPVMLYNVPGRTGANILAETTIALSRDVDNITCIKEASGNLDQMGDIIENVEPDFHVYSGDDGLTLPLLAIGGRGIISVASHIVGKDMQQMIRAFEEGRHQEAAQIHRALLPLVRALFAQPNPSPIKYAMTKLGFDTLDVRMPMMEMLPEEKAAFDQIWNTYQAKAEKFRALQNN, from the coding sequence ATGGATTTTGGACGAATTGGTACAGCGATGATTACGCCATTTAAAAAAGATGGCACGATCAATTATCCTGAACTTGAGCGTATTATTAATCATTTAATTGATAATGGGACAGATTGCATTATTGCATGTGGTACAACGTCAGAAAACCCGACCATGTCAACCGAAGAAAAAATTGAAATTGTCCGCTTCACTGTTGAAAAAGTAGCAGGTCGTGTGCCGGTGATTGCCGGTACAGGAGATAATGAAACAGCTTATTCAATTATGATGACCCACAAAGCAGAAGAAAACGGTGCAGATGGGATTATGCTTGTAACACCGTATTATAATAAACCAAATCAGCGCGGTATGTATGCCCACTTTGAAACGATTGCGAAAGTTACGCAACTGCCTGTTATGTTATACAATGTACCTGGTCGAACAGGTGCCAATATTTTGGCTGAAACAACGATTGCATTAAGTCGAGATGTGGATAATATTACATGCATTAAAGAAGCGAGCGGTAATTTAGACCAAATGGGAGATATTATCGAAAACGTCGAGCCAGATTTTCACGTCTACTCAGGCGATGATGGCTTAACATTACCGTTACTTGCGATTGGTGGTCGTGGTATTATTTCGGTAGCATCTCATATCGTCGGAAAAGATATGCAGCAAATGATTCGTGCCTTTGAAGAAGGTCGTCATCAAGAGGCCGCGCAAATTCACAGAGCGTTATTACCACTTGTACGTGCGCTATTTGCACAGCCAAATCCATCGCCAATTAAATACGCGATGACAAAACTAGGCTTTGATACATTAGATGTACGTATGCCAATGATGGAAATGCTACCAGAGGAAAAGGCGGCATTCGATCAAATTTGGAATACTTATCAAGCAAAAGCCGAGAAGTTCCGCGCATTACAAAATAACTAA
- a CDS encoding NAD(P)-dependent oxidoreductase: MNERWLVIGTDERMKYLAKQLTNDSRTVYYKNRDAWDAELNKTALEFHPTHIVLPIQSLQLKVEQLAGISQAQIFVGRLTDEWHDILKNKELYYYLQDETFIWKNAALTAEGLLAYLYTKNISVQHKRILITGFGRVGKMLALFLNRLHAQVMIAVRSKTQQAEAIAYGYEGIELNEKMPKTDLMINTIPTKWLNDTYQPLLSCPIYDVASAPGCLDELKLSQYELLPALPGKFFPQAAASVMCETVLRLRKEHINA, translated from the coding sequence ATGAACGAGCGCTGGCTTGTAATAGGAACCGATGAACGTATGAAGTATTTAGCAAAGCAGCTAACAAATGATTCGCGTACGGTATATTACAAAAATCGAGATGCATGGGACGCAGAGCTCAATAAAACCGCTTTAGAATTTCATCCGACACATATTGTGCTACCCATTCAATCGCTTCAGTTAAAGGTCGAGCAGCTTGCAGGCATTAGTCAGGCGCAGATTTTTGTGGGGAGATTGACAGATGAATGGCATGACATATTAAAAAATAAAGAGCTCTATTATTACTTGCAAGATGAAACATTTATTTGGAAAAATGCAGCACTCACTGCGGAAGGTTTATTAGCCTATCTTTATACAAAAAATATCAGTGTGCAGCATAAAAGGATACTCATCACTGGCTTTGGTCGAGTAGGTAAGATGCTCGCATTATTTTTAAATCGTTTGCATGCGCAGGTTATGATAGCTGTTCGTTCGAAGACACAGCAAGCAGAGGCTATTGCCTATGGTTATGAAGGCATTGAACTGAACGAAAAGATGCCTAAAACCGATTTGATGATTAATACAATTCCGACAAAGTGGTTGAATGATACCTATCAACCTTTATTGAGCTGTCCGATTTATGATGTCGCATCTGCACCAGGTTGTTTAGATGAGCTGAAGTTATCTCAATATGAGCTGCTACCAGCATTGCCCGGGAAATTTTTTCCGCAGGCTGCAGCAAGTGTCATGTGTGAGACGGTTTTACGGTTAAGAAAGGAGCACATCAATGCTTGA
- a CDS encoding GntR family transcriptional regulator: MIIKLSNNSDQPIYEQITDQLKQAILAGVLVTGDALPSIRALAKELKISVMTTKRAYADLERDGFIETIAGKGSYVSERNQDFLREELIRQIEVHLTKAVSIARLASMDKNELHELLDLLLEESP; the protein is encoded by the coding sequence ATGATAATAAAATTAAGTAATAATAGCGACCAGCCCATTTATGAGCAAATTACCGACCAATTAAAACAAGCGATTTTAGCAGGTGTGCTTGTCACGGGCGACGCACTGCCCTCCATCCGTGCGCTTGCTAAGGAATTAAAAATAAGCGTCATGACGACGAAACGTGCCTATGCCGATTTAGAGCGTGATGGCTTTATTGAAACAATTGCCGGCAAAGGCAGCTATGTCTCGGAGCGCAATCAAGATTTTTTACGAGAAGAGCTTATTCGTCAAATCGAAGTCCATTTAACAAAAGCAGTGTCTATTGCAAGATTAGCAAGCATGGACAAAAATGAGCTGCATGAGCTACTAGACTTACTATTGGAGGAATCGCCATGA
- a CDS encoding YlmC/YmxH family sporulation protein produces MLLSELAEKELIEMENGVRYGFLAETECIFDAKTGKIIGFEMPAQMVKIPFQKKKGGMVKYIPWEEIRLIGEDRILFHKTTSTLKQIER; encoded by the coding sequence ATGCTGTTATCAGAGCTTGCAGAAAAAGAATTAATTGAAATGGAAAATGGTGTGCGTTATGGCTTTTTGGCGGAAACAGAATGTATATTTGATGCGAAAACAGGAAAAATCATCGGCTTTGAAATGCCCGCACAAATGGTGAAAATACCATTTCAAAAAAAGAAAGGCGGAATGGTGAAATATATTCCGTGGGAGGAAATCCGACTTATAGGGGAAGATCGTATCTTATTTCATAAAACAACATCAACATTAAAGCAGATTGAACGATGA
- a CDS encoding FtsK/SpoIIIE family DNA translocase codes for MARQAKAGKAKAKSKNKPTLKAKGKKELHPLAYEIIGLVLIALAIIEFLEFGLVGRWLHSIAMFFFGNLHFIIPLLAFIISGMLMVKRRGVAFTTRIIYGVLFVGMSLTIFSHSMLFEQLHNTNALLSNSVLKETWRILISTDGIINRSNALGGGMIGGLLFSILHVLFDAGGAKIAAFVLLAIGVILITGKAFVPILVEKAPAVKGKVKLPKRRAKEPPQESKKRARRPQQEVEEETFEPDYEELVITAANHEPAYVSPATEENQSPPVMEQEEVEIPALVQDPAPTQQAYKLPSIQLLNAPPQHDQSGEYSIIQTNAKKLEQTFASFGVKAKVTQAHLGPAVTKYEVMPDTGVKVSKIVGLQDDLALALAAKDIRIEAPIPGKSAVGIEVPNGEIAMVTLREVIEANEQVKPNSKLFVSLGRDVTGQAISAELNRMPHLLVAGSTGSGKSVCINGIIVSLLMRSTPSEVRLMMIDPKMVELSVYNGIPHLLAPVVTDARKAAQALQKVVAEMERRYDLFSTSGTRNIEGYNEYILRHNIETGEEQPKLPFIVVIVDELADLMMVASHEVEDAITRLAQMARAAGIHLIIATQRPSVDVITGIIKANIPSRIAFAVSSAVDSRTILDMGGAERLLGRGDMLYLPAGASKPVRVQGAFVSDQEVEKVIDSVVEQQKAQYEEAMIPTDEPVANELDDTDELYEEAVQLVLEMQTASVSLLQRRFRIGYSRAARIVDQMEARGVVGPSEGSKPRQVLGNRYN; via the coding sequence ATGGCACGACAAGCAAAAGCGGGGAAAGCGAAAGCAAAATCAAAAAATAAGCCAACATTAAAGGCAAAGGGTAAAAAAGAGCTACATCCGCTCGCATATGAAATTATCGGGCTCGTGTTAATCGCGCTCGCTATCATTGAGTTTTTAGAATTCGGACTAGTCGGGAGATGGCTGCATTCGATTGCGATGTTTTTCTTTGGCAATCTGCATTTTATTATTCCGCTATTAGCTTTTATTATTTCGGGTATGCTAATGGTCAAACGTCGTGGCGTTGCCTTTACAACACGAATCATTTATGGTGTGTTATTTGTCGGGATGAGTTTAACCATTTTTAGTCATAGCATGTTATTTGAGCAATTGCATAATACGAATGCTTTATTATCGAATTCCGTATTAAAAGAAACATGGCGTATTTTAATTAGTACAGATGGCATCATCAATCGCAGCAATGCACTAGGTGGCGGTATGATTGGTGGACTATTATTTAGTATTTTACATGTGTTGTTTGATGCAGGTGGTGCCAAAATTGCCGCCTTTGTTCTACTGGCAATTGGTGTGATTTTAATTACAGGGAAAGCATTTGTCCCGATTTTAGTAGAAAAAGCCCCTGCTGTAAAAGGGAAGGTGAAATTACCAAAGCGCCGAGCTAAAGAGCCACCACAGGAATCGAAAAAAAGAGCGCGTCGCCCGCAACAAGAGGTAGAAGAAGAAACGTTCGAGCCAGATTATGAAGAACTTGTGATTACAGCAGCAAATCACGAACCAGCCTATGTTTCGCCTGCTACTGAGGAAAATCAGTCACCACCCGTCATGGAGCAAGAGGAGGTTGAGATACCAGCACTTGTACAGGATCCTGCCCCAACTCAGCAAGCCTATAAATTACCGTCGATTCAATTATTGAATGCCCCACCACAGCATGACCAAAGTGGGGAGTATTCTATTATTCAAACGAATGCCAAAAAGCTGGAGCAAACGTTCGCAAGCTTTGGTGTAAAAGCCAAAGTGACACAGGCGCATTTAGGACCGGCTGTTACGAAATACGAGGTCATGCCAGATACGGGCGTGAAGGTAAGTAAAATTGTTGGCCTGCAAGATGATTTAGCATTGGCGCTTGCTGCAAAGGATATTCGAATTGAAGCACCCATCCCAGGGAAGTCGGCAGTGGGGATTGAAGTGCCAAATGGAGAAATTGCGATGGTCACATTACGTGAAGTCATCGAAGCGAATGAACAGGTTAAGCCTAATTCGAAACTTTTTGTTAGTCTCGGACGTGATGTAACAGGGCAAGCCATTTCAGCGGAATTAAACCGAATGCCACACTTACTCGTTGCAGGTTCGACCGGAAGTGGGAAAAGTGTCTGTATTAATGGCATCATTGTGTCATTGTTAATGCGTAGTACACCGAGTGAAGTGCGCCTCATGATGATTGACCCTAAAATGGTAGAGCTGAGTGTCTATAACGGAATTCCTCATTTATTAGCGCCTGTTGTGACGGATGCGAGAAAAGCAGCACAGGCTTTACAAAAGGTAGTAGCCGAAATGGAGCGCCGCTATGATTTGTTTTCAACTTCTGGCACGCGTAATATTGAAGGCTATAATGAATATATTTTGCGCCATAATATAGAAACAGGTGAGGAACAACCGAAGCTACCGTTTATCGTTGTGATTGTGGATGAGTTAGCGGATTTAATGATGGTTGCTTCACATGAGGTGGAAGATGCGATTACACGTTTAGCGCAAATGGCACGTGCTGCAGGGATTCATTTGATTATTGCGACACAGCGTCCATCGGTAGACGTCATTACCGGCATTATTAAAGCAAATATTCCGTCCCGTATTGCCTTTGCTGTATCATCTGCTGTTGATTCGCGTACCATTTTAGATATGGGTGGTGCCGAGCGCTTGTTAGGGCGTGGCGATATGCTTTATTTACCAGCTGGTGCATCCAAACCCGTTCGCGTACAAGGTGCGTTTGTAAGTGATCAAGAAGTGGAAAAGGTCATTGACAGTGTAGTAGAACAACAAAAGGCACAATACGAGGAGGCCATGATTCCAACTGATGAACCAGTAGCAAATGAATTAGATGATACAGATGAGCTTTATGAGGAAGCAGTGCAGCTTGTATTAGAGATGCAAACCGCATCTGTGTCATTATTACAGCGTCGATTCCGTATAGGCTATTCTCGGGCTGCGCGAATCGTGGATCAAATGGAAGCACGTGGCGTAGTCGGACCTTCTGAAGGAAGTAAACCAAGACAAGTGTTAGGAAATCGTTATAATTGA
- a CDS encoding M16 family metallopeptidase translates to MVQIITAKNGVRIVAEQMSHVRSLSVGIWVNAGSRYETIEENGITHFIEHMLFKGTKNRTARQIAEEFDRIGGEINAFTSKENTCYYAKVLDHHGEMAVTILADMFFNSLFTKEDIERERQVVLEEIYMSEDDPADDVHEKLWAVMYPNDALGRPILGTPETLATFDEAMIRSYMAKHYNPQNVVISIAGNIGEGLLEQIEQLFGQYEASEQAIVSKPSFPPFTAGEIEKTRDTEQAHIAISFPAISVKDPKMYSFIALNNIIGGNMSSRLFQDVREERGLAYSVFSYQSSYEDVGAFTIYASASKQNLDALKQQIDQTLFDVVIGGVTEEELENAKEQLKGSFVLGLEGTEDHMNRNGVNELIHQNHRTVDEVLTKIEAISMETIDELITQVLLTEPAIAIIGPENE, encoded by the coding sequence ATGGTACAAATTATTACAGCTAAAAATGGTGTGCGCATCGTGGCAGAACAGATGTCACATGTGCGCTCATTATCAGTCGGCATATGGGTCAATGCTGGCTCACGCTATGAAACGATTGAAGAAAATGGCATCACGCATTTCATCGAGCATATGCTATTTAAAGGCACAAAAAATCGTACAGCACGTCAAATTGCGGAGGAGTTTGACCGTATAGGTGGCGAAATTAATGCCTTTACATCAAAGGAAAACACCTGCTATTATGCGAAGGTTTTAGACCATCATGGCGAAATGGCGGTCACGATTTTAGCAGATATGTTTTTCAATTCCCTGTTTACCAAAGAAGATATTGAACGTGAACGCCAAGTTGTGCTGGAAGAAATCTATATGAGTGAGGATGATCCCGCGGATGATGTGCATGAAAAGCTGTGGGCAGTCATGTATCCAAACGATGCGCTCGGTCGCCCAATTTTAGGAACACCGGAAACGTTAGCAACTTTTGATGAAGCAATGATTCGCAGCTATATGGCCAAGCATTATAATCCGCAAAATGTGGTCATCTCCATTGCCGGAAATATCGGTGAGGGCTTACTTGAGCAGATTGAGCAGCTGTTTGGTCAATATGAAGCAAGCGAGCAGGCAATTGTTTCAAAGCCATCATTCCCACCATTTACAGCAGGGGAAATAGAAAAAACGCGTGATACAGAGCAAGCGCATATCGCAATTTCGTTCCCGGCAATTAGTGTGAAGGATCCGAAAATGTATAGTTTTATTGCGCTTAATAATATTATTGGCGGCAATATGAGTTCTCGTTTATTCCAAGATGTGCGAGAAGAGCGCGGCCTAGCGTATTCTGTATTCAGCTATCAATCAAGCTATGAAGATGTTGGGGCGTTTACAATTTATGCATCGGCCTCTAAGCAAAATCTAGATGCATTGAAGCAGCAAATTGACCAAACTTTATTTGATGTCGTGATTGGTGGCGTAACAGAAGAAGAGCTTGAAAATGCAAAGGAACAGCTAAAGGGGAGCTTTGTATTAGGCTTAGAAGGTACGGAAGATCATATGAATCGTAATGGGGTGAATGAATTAATACACCAAAATCATCGCACGGTGGATGAAGTATTAACGAAAATTGAGGCCATTTCGATGGAAACGATTGATGAACTAATTACACAAGTGCTTTTAACAGAACCGGCAATTGCGATTATTGGACCGGAAAATGAATGA
- a CDS encoding dipicolinate synthase subunit B encodes MLEGKRIGLGITASHCTYEDVVPKITDLRNAGATVVPIITPSVLHAATRFGTGEEWIEKIEALAGEKVVSSIAEAEPFGPKNPLDCMVIAPLTGNSLSKFANASTDSAVLMAAKATLRNGSPVVLGISTNDALGLNGMNLMKLMNAKNIFFIPFGQDDPIKKPTSCIADFTKMLDTVAYALAHKKQIQPIFIQYFK; translated from the coding sequence ATGCTTGAAGGAAAACGAATCGGATTAGGTATCACAGCATCACATTGTACGTATGAGGATGTTGTACCGAAAATTACAGATTTACGCAATGCGGGAGCAACGGTTGTACCGATTATTACACCGTCCGTGCTACATGCCGCAACACGTTTTGGAACAGGAGAAGAGTGGATTGAAAAAATCGAGGCGCTCGCCGGTGAAAAGGTGGTCAGCTCGATTGCCGAAGCAGAGCCATTCGGGCCGAAAAATCCACTTGATTGTATGGTTATTGCGCCATTAACAGGGAATTCCCTTAGTAAATTTGCCAATGCTTCAACAGATAGTGCGGTATTAATGGCGGCCAAGGCAACACTTCGCAATGGCTCACCCGTTGTCCTCGGTATTTCTACAAATGATGCACTTGGGTTAAACGGTATGAATTTAATGAAATTAATGAATGCCAAAAACATTTTCTTCATTCCATTCGGTCAAGATGATCCAATAAAAAAACCTACGTCCTGTATAGCAGATTTCACAAAAATGCTCGATACTGTCGCATATGCGCTCGCTCATAAAAAACAAATCCAACCTATATTTATACAATATTTTAAATAA
- a CDS encoding ribonuclease J, producing the protein MTKTKNELIRVIPLGGVGEIGKSMYVIEIDEELFVVDSGLMFPEDEMLGIDIVIPDITYLEENKERVKGIFLTHGHEDAIGSIAYVLKKVKAPVYGSKLSIALAKEHLKELPAPYQVKFFEVTSNSRMNFNSTYVTFFHTTHSIPDSLGIVFHTSEGAIVHTGEFKFDQAAKGKFKPDLAKMAMLGEEGVFMLLSESIEADRPGYTTSEAVIAEELQKTFHTAPGRIIVALYASNFIRIQQVFTQAADSYRKVAVVGKSLEKIVDIGVNLGYLEIDEDTIIPVNEISKYEDDEIIIMATGNKGEPLDALDKIVRKHHRDVKIKNTDTVLITFTPSPSMEVQMYNTMNQLAKAGAHVLTSNKKVHVSGHGSAEDLKLMLNFMKPKYFVPIQGEYRMLIAHSKLAQEVGLQKSQIFIADKGDIIEYKNGKMRMTGRVQAGNVLIDGIGIGDVGNIVLRDRKLLSQDGIFIVVVTLNRAQKKIASGPEILSRGFVYVRESEQLMEEASDIARQVIEKYVGKETFEWTNIKQEIRDTLNQYLFQKTKRRPMIIPIIMEY; encoded by the coding sequence GTGACAAAGACAAAAAACGAGTTAATCCGTGTCATCCCGCTTGGCGGCGTTGGTGAGATCGGAAAATCAATGTATGTAATTGAAATCGACGAAGAGCTTTTCGTAGTAGACAGTGGGTTAATGTTCCCAGAGGACGAAATGCTAGGAATCGATATCGTTATTCCAGATATTACGTATTTAGAAGAAAATAAAGAACGTGTAAAGGGGATTTTCTTAACGCACGGACATGAGGATGCAATTGGTTCGATCGCCTATGTATTAAAGAAAGTAAAGGCACCTGTATACGGTTCGAAATTATCAATCGCACTCGCAAAAGAACATTTAAAGGAATTACCAGCACCTTACCAAGTGAAGTTCTTCGAGGTAACGAGCAATAGTCGTATGAACTTCAACTCAACGTATGTGACATTTTTCCACACAACACATAGTATTCCAGATTCACTAGGGATTGTGTTCCATACATCTGAAGGGGCAATTGTTCATACGGGTGAATTTAAATTTGACCAAGCGGCGAAAGGCAAGTTCAAGCCGGATTTAGCAAAAATGGCGATGCTAGGTGAAGAAGGCGTATTTATGCTACTTTCGGAGTCAATTGAAGCAGATCGCCCAGGCTATACGACGAGTGAAGCAGTTATCGCAGAAGAATTACAAAAAACATTCCATACAGCACCGGGCCGTATTATTGTAGCACTTTATGCATCAAACTTTATTCGTATTCAACAAGTATTCACACAAGCAGCCGATTCATACCGTAAAGTAGCGGTAGTTGGAAAGTCATTAGAAAAAATAGTTGATATTGGTGTAAATTTAGGTTACCTAGAGATTGATGAAGATACGATTATTCCAGTGAACGAAATTAGTAAATATGAAGATGATGAAATTATAATTATGGCAACAGGTAATAAAGGTGAACCACTTGATGCGCTTGACAAAATCGTGCGCAAACACCACCGTGATGTCAAAATTAAAAATACAGATACTGTATTAATTACATTCACACCATCTCCATCGATGGAAGTACAAATGTATAATACGATGAACCAATTAGCAAAAGCAGGAGCGCATGTCTTAACATCAAACAAAAAAGTACATGTGTCGGGTCATGGTAGTGCAGAAGATTTAAAATTAATGTTAAACTTCATGAAGCCAAAGTATTTTGTGCCGATTCAAGGCGAATACCGCATGTTAATTGCGCACTCCAAATTAGCACAAGAAGTAGGGCTACAAAAGTCGCAAATCTTCATCGCAGATAAGGGCGATATTATCGAATACAAAAATGGCAAAATGCGCATGACGGGTCGTGTACAAGCCGGTAATGTCTTAATCGATGGAATCGGTATTGGGGATGTTGGCAACATCGTATTACGTGATCGTAAATTATTATCACAGGATGGTATTTTCATTGTTGTCGTAACGTTAAACCGTGCACAAAAGAAAATTGCGTCAGGTCCAGAAATTTTATCGCGCGGCTTCGTCTATGTACGTGAGTCAGAGCAGCTAATGGAAGAGGCATCAGATATTGCGCGCCAGGTAATTGAAAAATACGTGGGCAAAGAAACGTTCGAATGGACAAACATTAAGCAAGAAATTCGCGACACATTAAATCAATATTTATTCCAAAAAACAAAGCGTCGTCCAATGATTATTCCGATTATTATGGAATACTAG